TTTAAAGTATTTACAGAATCTGCCATAGCAAAATAACTTGCATAGCAACCTGATTGTGCTGTAGTATTTACTGAATCGCAAAAATTACTGGTACATCCGGTAGCTGTTTGAATTGTTACACAGGCAACATAAACTCCTCCACCCATTGCACCATATTGATGAGAAATATTAGAGTTAGTACTTGTTGCTGTGGTACCATCACCAAATGACCAGGTATAAGTAATTGGGTAAGAAATACTGTCATTTACTGACACCGAAGCATAAAAGTCTACACTACCAGCGGGACTAGCCATTGACTGAAAGCCAACACCGCATTGTGCACTAGCAGCCAAGCTTGCAATTGCAAATAAAAAAATTGTAAAGAGCTTTTTCATATTTTTGATTTTTAATGGTTATTTATGTCTTAAAGACACATAATTTTAAAATGGTTGCCTTATATTTTTAAATAATTTAGTAAAAATAGTATAAAATACTAATATTCAATATAATTTTTACTTCTTTTTATGTTTTTCACAATACTCTAAATATTATAATCCTCTTTTGTCATCCTGAGCATCCGCAGCGGTGGACGAAGGATCTGGATACGTGTCTAGATTCTTCACTCTGCTTGAGCGGAGTTCTGAATGACAAGAAAAAAACCCGAAAGCAATTGCCTCCGGGTTTTAATCTTATATAGAATTTGGTTATTTAACTATCTGTTTATGGAATACTTTTCCATCACTTTCTATATTTAGAATATAAATGCCTGAATGAAACTCTGAAGTATTTAATTCAATATTATTATCTCCTGAACTTACTGAAAATTGTTTCATAACTAAATCCCTTCCCATAACATCAATCACATTTAGGCTAACGATTCCCGATTTTTTAGAATTAAATACGATATTTAATTTATCGTTGAACGGAACAGGATATACGTTTATTTCTAGTTTTTCTTCAATATTATCAGATACACCTACCGATGCAGTAATATTAATAAAACTCATATAAGTAACAAGAGTTTTAGCTCCGCAATTTAGAGTAAGTAAAACTGCATTATTGCCCGAATAATAATATGTATATTGAACAGTTATCGAAGAGGTTAATCCCCCATTAGTAAATGTCCATGTTATTGTTGCAATATTATTTATTGAGTCAATAACAACGTTTGCAATATAAAAACTATCTGGAACAAAGTTAAGACATGAATCTATAATGCCTGTTGTTAAAGTATCGACTATCGAACCACCTAACGTATCGTAAGGCTCATACAGCTGAGTTGAATATGTGAAATTACAACTATTTGCATCAATAATATTTAATGTATATACACCACTTGACAGATTATAAATATTAGCTGTAGTTTGTCCGTTACTCCAGGAATAAGAATACGGTGGCGTTCCGCCTGCAACAGAAGTCTCAATAAAGCCATCGTTGCCTCCTATTGTAGTTGGGCTTTGAGTATTTAGATTCACTGACAATTGGCAACCACCAGTTACATATATTGAATCGCAAAATGTACTTGTGCACCCTGTTGAAGTAACTATTGTTAGACAAGCCTCATAAGAACCTTGATTTGCAAAAACAACTGAAGGATTTTGCAATGATGATGTTGATGGATTTCCTCCCGAGAATGTCCAGCTCCAGCTAATTATCGTATCATTATTTGCCAGAATTGATTGATCTATAAAAACATATGGAGAGATTGGTGGAACAGTGATAGAATCAAGATAAGAATAAAAATTTGCCTGACATTGAGTTATTTGATTTATAAATATCGAATCACAATATGTGCTTGCACATCCACTAAACGTATTTATTGTTAAACAAACTAAATGAGAACCTGGATTTGTAAAAGTTATTGCAGGATTTTGCAAATCAGAATATATATAAGGTGATTCTCCATAAAAAAACCAGTTCCAAGCAATAATTGAATCATTAATGCCAGGAAGGGATTGGTCTGTAAAAATAAATGTACTATTTGCAGGAACACTCAAACTATCTAAAGTTGAAATAAAATTAGGCTGACAAAGGGTAGCAGGAAGTACTTGAATTAGTCCGCAACTTGTATTTACACATCCCCCAGATGTAACAATAGTTAAGCAGACATTATAATACCCATGACTTGGATAAATATGAATTGGATTTTGTAATGAAGATGTTGTACTATCACCAAAATCCCACAAATAACTAACAATTACATTTCCACTATCTGCTAAAGAAGTTGACGTAAACGAAAAAGTGTTTGTTGTAGTTTGCAATGAATCAAATGAAGACTGACATTGACTTATAGGGTTAAACACAACAGAATCACAAAATGTACTCGTACAACCATTAGCTGTTTGCATTGTTACACATACTGAATATATTCCATTAGTATTATTATAAAAATGTGTTAGGGTTGCTCCTGTTCCAGAACTTCCATCACCAAAACTCCAAGTATAATTTATTGGATAATCTAAAGAGTCATTAATTGTTGAAGTTGAAACAAAATCAACATTTCCGGATGGACTAGTTACTGCTTGAAAGCCGACTGTACACTGGGCACTTGAAAGGATACTAATAGCTGCAAATAATATTGCAATAAAATATTTTTTCATAATTATTCTATTATAATAATTTTCTTATCCCTATTCTAAAACCAAAGTTTTGATTAGATTGATTAATATTGCTTTTACTTGAATACATTGGTAAAAGTGATCTTTTGTAATAAGGTTCTGCAATTAATGTTAAACTTTCATTTATCATATAACCCAATTCAAAAGAAACTCCAGCTGAAAGTGTAAATTTCTGTATTGTTGTTTTTGAATAAGGTTCAAGTGCAGGATAATTCTCAGTATTCATTTGTGAACCGCTAACTGCTATGAAGTAACCGGGAGCTATGTTTGCATTTACAGCAATATTAAATCTTCTCATAGGAAAAACATAACCAAAAGATAATGGGACTTCAAAATATTTAATGTTATTGTATATTGTTGTTTTTGGTAAAGTGTCAAATTTTGTAACATTTGTTGTATCGTACATATCAACCAAAACTTTCTGAACATGCCAGGCAAGAACAGAATCAACTTTAATGATCTGGTCTGTTTGAACATAAGTATAATGATAATAGCTCCCTAAAGTATCGTAGTTATAATAATTACCATTAACTATTACATCATAAGGATTGTTTACAAAATTTATCTGCTCACTGTTATATGGATTTGTTAAAAATAGGTTTCCAGACAATTTCTCACCATAATTATTATAATTTAATCCGGCTTTAAAAATTAATTTATTTCGTTGATAAACTACATTAGTTCCAAAATCATAACCAATTGATGGCTTTAACATTTCCTGTTTTGCATCAGCGGCAGGTTTAAATTCATCACTTTTTGATTTAACTTTATATTTAGAATCAAAAGCTCCGACTTTTATTTCTGCATACCATAATCCTTTATTAAAATGAGCAGGTTTTTCTGAAAGCAACTTCATACATTCAGCAATTTGTTGCGATAAAAGTAAAATTGTTTTTCTTTCCATAAAAAGTAAGATAGAACTTTTTTCAATTTGAAATTCAATCTGGCTGCTGGAACTAAGGCTTAACTCAAATTTATCTTTTGTATTTGCTGAGTTGTTTGCTAAATCAGAACTGTTATTTTCAACAACTTGCTTATCTGTATTACTCTTCTCTGCAACTGAATTAGTAGTTATTTTATCCTTACTTATTTCTTTATTGTTATTTTCTGCAATTTGTTTATTTTCTATATTTTTATTTTCAGTTTTATAATTTGTTTTTAGCTTGTCGATAGGCTCAGGAGCAATCGTATTTATATTTTCATATTTTACAGTTTCATTAATATTCTTTATGTTGTTATTTGCTTTGCTAATTTTAACATCATTTTCATTGTTTTCTGTGGCTGACCCTTTGACTCCCCCATCGACATGCTCTGGACTTTGGCTAAGGGCAACAACCACTTTTTTATTCTCTTGTTTTATAGCATTTTCATTCTCAATATTTGAATTTGTATTTTGTGTATTAGTAATTTCAATAGCTGAATTTGTAATATTATTTTTATTTAATTCTGCAGTATTATTAGATTGTATATTGTTATTAAATCCAAAATAAATAATAAAAGAAGCTGTTGCAATAACAGAAACTGTAATCAACATCCAGTTAATTCCTATAAACCATGGCTTAATAGGCTTAATTGCCGATGGCGAAGCGAAGACTTTCCTTTTAATTTCCGGCGAAGGTTCCATTTGGAAACCCTCAATTCCTTTCGAAAAAAGGTTATCTACCGGATGTTTATTCTCTTCCATATCTTATTTTCTATTTTATACTGCTACTAAAAGTTTTTTTTTTCGTGTTTCCCATTCAACAACTTTTCTTTGCAAAAATGCTCTTGCTTTAGAAAGTTGCGATTTTGAAGTTCCTTCAGAAATGCCAAGCATGTCGGCAATTTCCTTATGTCCATAATTTTCAATTACGTAAAGGTTAAACACTAACTTATAACCCTCTGGTAATTCAGAAATCATTTTCATAAGCTCCTGGCTGCCAGGTGAGACTATTTCATTTTCATCAAATAAAACATCCTCGTGATCCTGAATTGGAACTGTTTCAATATCTTCAATGAACGAAAAACGCTTTTTTTCTCTTAAATAACTTAAAGCAGTATTTACCATTATTCTCTTTATCCATGCAGCAAGAGAACCTTCATTTTTTGCTTTAAAGTCATAAATATATTTGAAAATTTTAATAAAACCCTCCTGCAATAAATCCTCTGCCTCTGTTTTATTTCCGCTATAACGTGTGCAAACGCTAAGCATAGCTGCAGAAAAACGATCATACAGTTCTTCTTGCGCAGCCTGCTTTCCTTTTCTACACTGTTCTATTAGCAGTTCCTCAGGAAGCATTTTATTTATTTTCAATATAAGAACACAATATTTACAAAAGGTTGCCTCAAAATTATAACGATTTTATAAAAACACCTAAAGATGGTCATGATGAGGCCCTCGAAGCATGGCTAACTTCTATTCATGTCACCCTTATAACCACTTATGGTAACTAATTAAACAAATATACAAAAATCTGGAGAACTGTTGGTTAAAGACTTATTGTTATTTATGAATATTCTGATATCTAAAAAACATTCCCTTAATTTTAAAAACAAAAAAATAGCTTAATAATATATAAAAGCACAAAACATTTAATAACTTTGTGTTAATTACATTATTTATGAAACTAAGATATAGCTTTCTTACTATTGTTATACTTTTTATTTTTAACAATCTTTTTTCTCAGCCTGTTATTCAATGGCAAAATTCTTTTGGAGGAAGTTCAACAGAAGAGCCTTATTCTATTAAAAAATGTTGGGATGGTGGTTTCGTCATTGTTGGCAGCACCAACTCTACAAATGGAGATATATCAACAAGTATGGGTTATGAAGATATATGGGTAATTAAATTAAATTCATTGGGAAGTTTAGAGTGGGAAAAAAGTTTTGGTGGAAGTAATTATGATTTTCCAGGATCTATATGTGTAACAAATGATCATGGATTTATTATTGCAGGTTATACTAGTTCAAATGATGGCGATATTTCAGGAAACCATAGTATGAATTCAGACTGTTGGATAGTTAAATTAGATTCTATAGGCAATATTCAATGGCAAAAATGTTTTGGAGGTACAGGAAGTGATCAAGCCCATGATATTATTCAATTAACTGATGGTGGATATGTTTTTGTTGGAAATGTTCAATTAAATAATGGAGATATTTCAGGAAATCACGGTGATGATGATTTATGGATGGTTAAATTAGATTTAGCAGGTAATATTCAATGGCAGAAATGTTTTGGTGGAAGTTTTTCTGATGTAGCAACTGGAGTCCAACAAACAAGCGACAAAGGATATATTATTGCCGGATGGACTATGTCAAATAATGGTCAGGTTACACAGTTTCATGGATATTATGATGGTTGGCTTGTAAAAACTGATTCCATTGGAAATATTCAATGGCAGAAATGTATTGGTGGAACTGGTGATGATAGAACCCTATACGTAAAAGAATTATCAAATAAAAAATATCTAGTTGGTTTATCTACAAACTCTACTAACGGTGATATTTGGGGTAACCATGGAGATTTTGATGTAACAATTTTACTAACAGATTCTATAGGTAATATTACTAATCAAAAATGTTTTGGTGGGTTTAATTTTGATGGTTGTGTGTCTATAAATAGCACCCAAGATCATGGCTATATTGCAACTGGTGGAACTAATTCAATAAATGGAGATGTTACAGGATTTCATGGTGGAAACTATGATTGTTGGATTTTAAAAACAGATTCTTTATTAAACCTTAAATTGCAGAAATGCTTTGGTGGTGGTTTAACCGATGGCTTCTTTTTACCAGTTTTAATTTCTGAAAAGGAAATGGTATTGGCTGGTTTAACCAATTCTTTTGATGGTGATGTTTATTCTAACCATGGAAACCGTGATATTTGGGTTATAAAACTAGTTTTTCCTTCTATTTCAGGAAAGGTTTTTAATGACCTAAACAATAACGGGATATGCGATAATAACGAACAAGGAATAAAAGGTCAAATGGTTAAGTTGTTACCAGGTCCAGAATATGCTGTTTCAAATAATGATGGAACTTATTATTTTGCATCCGCTGATACCGGAAATTATTCAGTTTCATATCTTCCACAACCATACTGGTATTCTACTAACAATGTGTATGACTATCATATTTCACTTGACAGTTTATCACAAAAAATAGATACACTTAACTTTGCTCTTAAATCAAAATTAAATACTCATGATAAAGCTGTTTATATAAGCGGCTCACCAGTTAGACCAGGTTTTGACACTGACTATTGGTTATCTGTTAAAAATTGGGGAACAGTTACTGAAACAGTTAATTTAAATTTCGCGCATGATTCTTTAATTTCATTTAACAATAGTTCCGAAACTCCTATAATTCAAACTGGAAATGCCCTTACCTGGAATAACATTTTATTAGGACCTGGAACAAGTCATATAATTAGAGTAAATTTTCATATGCCAGCAGATACACTTCACTTTGGCGACACATTAATTTCTAATGCATGGATAACACCATTATTGCCAGACAGTAATATTGCAAATAATTACGACACACTTTTTCAAATTGTAACAGGTTCTTATGACCCTAATGATAAAATAGTGTCACCAATGGGAATTGGTCAAAAAGGATTGGTTTTGCATAACACTAAATTAAGTTACACTATTCGGTTCCAAAATACAGGTACAGATACTGCCTTTAAAGTTATAATTCGTGATACTATTAACACAAATTTTAATATCGAAACATTTCAGGTTTTAACTAGTAGCCACCCTGTTATTTGGGAGATAAACAACAATAATGAAATAGTTTTTACTTTTTATAACATTCTGTTACCTGATAGTAATGTAAACAATTTTGGCAGCCAAGGTTTTGTTAAATATAGTATTGAACCGAAACCTAACTTGACAGATTCTACTATTGTTGAGAATAAAGCATATATCTTTTTTGATTATAACCCTGCTGTTGTAACAAATTCTACACATAACACTTTTGTTTCTTCGTTATCACTACAGAACATTGTACAAATTCAAAAATTATTAAGCTTCCCAAATCCTGCAGATAATGTGATTTGGATTAATTTACCTGAGCACACCAGAAATATTGAAATTTACTCTAATGAAGGAAAGTTTATAAATACGATTATTCCAAAAAATCAGTTATTGGAAATTAATATTAAAGATTATCCTTTTGGGTTATATACAATTAAAATAAACACAAGTACTAAAGTTTATTTTACAAAATTTATAAAAAATTAGGGTAAAAGAATAACTTTAATAATGTGTTCTCAGCTTCGTGCTCTCACGAATCATTCTAGCCTAAATCTCACAAAACTATTTGAAAGTTATACCACTAATATTTTAATATGATTACACATTGTTATTTTTCAATGAAACTTTATTGGTTCATTCTTTTGTGTTTATTATCTGGTTCGTGAAAACACGAGCCAGATAATAAGGCAATTAATTTACATTAAAAATTAATTTATTGTTTTCAACCGTAACGTTAATTCTGCTTCCTGTATTTATTTTACCCGATATTATTTCTTTTGAAAGATTATTTAATACTTCTTTCTGTATAATTCTTTTTATTGGTCGTGCTCCAAACTGTGGGTTATAACCTGCTTTTGCAAGGAATAAAATTACCTCATCTGAAAAATATATATTGATCTCTTTTTTTGCCAATGAATCGACCAGATATTTTATCTGAATTCTCACAATCTCGTTTACCTCGTTAATATCTAATGGTGTAAACATTGTTATTTCATCAATTCTGTTCAAAAATTCTGGCCTTATAGTTTTCTTAAGCAATGTCATTATCTCTGTTTTTGTTTCCTCAGCAAATGCATCTTTGTTTTTATTTCCAATACTTTCAAACCTTTCCTGAATAATAGTTGAGCCTAAATTTGACGTCATTATTATTATTGTATTTCTGAAATCGGCTAAACGCCCTTTGTTATCAGTAAGCCTCCCCTCATCAAGAACCTGTAACAAAATATTAAAAACATCAGGGTGAGCTTTTTCTATTTCATCCAGCAATATAACAGAATAAGGTTTTCTTCTTACAGCTTCGGTTAACTGTCCTCCCTCGTCGTAACCAACATATCCCGGAGGTGCTCCTATGAGCCTGCTTACCGAATGCTTTTCCTGATACTCGCTCATATCTATTCTGGTTATTGCATTATCATCATTAAATAAATATTCTGCCAGTGTTTTTGCCAGCTCGGTTTTACCGACACCGGTAGTTCCAAGAAACAAAAATGTTCCAATTGGTCGCCTGCTGTCCTGCAAATTAGCTCTTGAACGCCTTACTGCGTCAGCCACAACCTGTATAGCTTCTTCCTGACCAACTATTCTCTTATGCAATTCCGATTCAAGAAAGAGTAATTTTTCTTTCTCGCTCTTCAGCATTTTCGAAACCGGTATTCCAGTCCATTTAGCAACAACTTCAGCAATATCTTCAACAGTAACTTCTTCCTTTATTAGAAAATTATCTTTATTAATCGTTAAATTTTCCTGCATATTGTTAAGATAAGATTCCTCCTTCGGAATTTTTCCGTATCTAATTTCTGCAACTAAACTGTAATTGCCATCACGTTCAGCTTTTTCCGATTCATTTTTTAGTAACTCTATCTTGTTCTTTGTTGCTTGTATGTTCTCAACAAGCTCTTTTTCATTTTTCCATTTTGCAAAAACGCTGTCCCTATTATCTTTTAAGTCGGCAAGTTCTTTTTGCAACTCTTTTAATTTTGCTTTATCATTTTCTCTTTTTATAGCTTCAATTTCTATTTCATTCTGCATTATTCGTCTGTCTAACGAATCAAGTTCTTCGGGTTTGGAATTAATTTCCATTCTTAATTTTGATGCAGCTTCATCTATAAGGTCTATTGCTTTATCTGGCAAAAACCTATCTGTAATATATCGCTGTGATAATTCAACAGCAGCGATTATTGCACTATCCTGAATCCTGACCTTGTGATGTGTTTCATATTTTTCCTTAATTCCTCTTAAGATTGAGATTGCACTCTCCCTATTAGGTTCATTTACCATAACCTTCTGAAACCTTCGTTCAAGTGCCTTATCTTTTTCGAAATATTTTTGGTATTCGTTTAGTGTTGTTGCGCCAACAGCACGTAAATCTCCACGTGCAAGAGCCGGCTTAAGTATATTTGCTGCATCCATTGCGCCTTCGCCCCCACCTGCGCCAACAAGTGTATGAATTTCATCAATAAATAAAATAATTTCTCCTTCTGCCGAAATCACTTCTTTTATTAATGACTTTAGCCTGTCTTCAAATTCACCTTTATATTTTGCTCCTGCAATTAAAGCTCCCATATCCAAAGAATAAATATTTTTATTTTTCAGGTTCTCTGGAACATCTCCTTTAACAATACGGTTTGCCAATCCTTCGGCTATAGCAGTTTTACCTGTACCCGGCTCACCAATAAGAATGGGATTATTTTTTGTCCTTCTTGATAATATCTGTAAAATTCTTCTAATCTCTTCGCCCCTGCCAATAACCGGATCGAGCTTACCTTCATTCGCAAGTTGGTTGAGGTTTTTAGCATATCGTGACAATGAATTATAATTTTCATCAGCTGTTTGCGAGTCGGCTGTTTTTCCTTTGCGAAGCTCAGAAATTACATTTCTTAAGCTTTCTTTTGTTATACCATTATCTTTTAACAATTGAGAAATCTCTGATTTTAACTTACTCATAGCCATTAAAAGATGTTCAATTGAGATATACTCATCTTTCATTTCTTTTGCCAAAATTACAGAATCACTTAGCATGGCAGCAGCTGTTGCAGAAAATAATGTTTCGCCTCCATGTACTTTCGGAAAACTTTTTATGATGCTTTCCAATACCTGTTTAAAAACCGGAATATTTACGTTTAATTTGTTAAGAATAAAGGGCAAAACATTTTCATCAGTATCAAAAATGCTTTTTAAAACATGTGCATTTTCTATAAATTGATGATTATGTTCTTTTGCCAGCAACTGCGACTGCTGGATTACTTCCTGTGATTTTATCGTAAAATTATTAAAATTCATAATTGTATTTTGTTAAGCTTTTTACTAAAATTTTTCAATAATTTATTTCAAATAAAATGCAAACATAAAAACATGTTATTATGTCTGTTTATTAAACACATGCAAAGACATTCCGTCTTGTTTATATTCGAAATAATGCCAAATTGACGTTTCCCGATTTTATTTATTCGCAAAAACTTTAGCTATTTTTGCAAAAAATTAATTTTTATGAGTCGTCCAGTTCGTGTTCGTTTTGCTCCTAGCCCAACAGGTCCATTACATGTTGGTGGTGTTCGTACTGCTTTATTTAATTATCTGTTTGCAAAAAAAAATAACGGTAAATTAATACTTCGCATTGAAGATACTGACCAGACAAGATATGTTCCCGGAGCCGAGGAATATATAATTGAATCGCTAAAATGGTGCGGAATAAATTTCGACGAAGATGTAGTAAAAGGTGGCGAATACGGACCATATCGACAATCTGATCGTAAAGAAATTTACCACCAATATGCCGACACTTTGATAAACTGCGGAAGTGCTTACTATGCTTTTGACACACCGGAAGAACTTGATAATATCAGAAAAGAAAAAGAAGCACAAAAGCAACAATTTCAATACGATGTTTTTACCCGCAAAAATATGCGGAATAGTTTAACGCTTCCTGAAAACGAAGTTAAAGAACTTTTAACCTCAGGCGTGCATTATGTTATTCGTTTTAAAATGCCCGAAAACGAAATTATTCACATGAATGATATTATTCGTGGCAAAGTTGAAGTCAACACAAATACTCTTGACGATAAAGTTTTATACAAATCTGACGGAATGCCGACTTACCATTTAGCAAATATTGTTGACGATCATTTAATGGAGATTTCTCACGTTATTCGTGGCGAAGAATGGTTACCGTCATTGCCATTGCATGTGTTGTTATATCGTGCTTTTGGATGGGATAACACTATGCCTGAATTTGCACATTTACCATTAATTTTAAAACCGGACGGTAAAGGAAAGCTAAGCAAAAGAGACGGAGATAAACTTGGATTTCCTGTTTTTCCAACGGACTGGAAAACTGCCGAGGGAGAAATTTATTCTGGTTATCGTGAATGGGGATATTTTCCCGAAGCTTTTGTTAATATGA
This genomic interval from Bacteroidia bacterium contains the following:
- a CDS encoding PKD domain-containing protein, which translates into the protein MKKYFIAILFAAISILSSAQCTVGFQAVTSPSGNVDFVSTSTINDSLDYPINYTWSFGDGSSGTGATLTHFYNNTNGIYSVCVTMQTANGCTSTFCDSVVFNPISQCQSSFDSLQTTTNTFSFTSTSLADSGNVIVSYLWDFGDSTTSSLQNPIHIYPSHGYYNVCLTIVTSGGCVNTSCGLIQVLPATLCQPNFISTLDSLSVPANSTFIFTDQSLPGINDSIIAWNWFFYGESPYIYSDLQNPAITFTNPGSHLVCLTINTFSGCASTYCDSIFINQITQCQANFYSYLDSITVPPISPYVFIDQSILANNDTIISWSWTFSGGNPSTSSLQNPSVVFANQGSYEACLTIVTSTGCTSTFCDSIYVTGGCQLSVNLNTQSPTTIGGNDGFIETSVAGGTPPYSYSWSNGQTTANIYNLSSGVYTLNIIDANSCNFTYSTQLYEPYDTLGGSIVDTLTTGIIDSCLNFVPDSFYIANVVIDSINNIATITWTFTNGGLTSSITVQYTYYYSGNNAVLLTLNCGAKTLVTYMSFINITASVGVSDNIEEKLEINVYPVPFNDKLNIVFNSKKSGIVSLNVIDVMGRDLVMKQFSVSSGDNNIELNTSEFHSGIYILNIESDGKVFHKQIVK
- a CDS encoding RNA polymerase sigma factor, which translates into the protein MLPEELLIEQCRKGKQAAQEELYDRFSAAMLSVCTRYSGNKTEAEDLLQEGFIKIFKYIYDFKAKNEGSLAAWIKRIMVNTALSYLREKKRFSFIEDIETVPIQDHEDVLFDENEIVSPGSQELMKMISELPEGYKLVFNLYVIENYGHKEIADMLGISEGTSKSQLSKARAFLQRKVVEWETRKKKLLVAV
- a CDS encoding T9SS type A sorting domain-containing protein is translated as MKLRYSFLTIVILFIFNNLFSQPVIQWQNSFGGSSTEEPYSIKKCWDGGFVIVGSTNSTNGDISTSMGYEDIWVIKLNSLGSLEWEKSFGGSNYDFPGSICVTNDHGFIIAGYTSSNDGDISGNHSMNSDCWIVKLDSIGNIQWQKCFGGTGSDQAHDIIQLTDGGYVFVGNVQLNNGDISGNHGDDDLWMVKLDLAGNIQWQKCFGGSFSDVATGVQQTSDKGYIIAGWTMSNNGQVTQFHGYYDGWLVKTDSIGNIQWQKCIGGTGDDRTLYVKELSNKKYLVGLSTNSTNGDIWGNHGDFDVTILLTDSIGNITNQKCFGGFNFDGCVSINSTQDHGYIATGGTNSINGDVTGFHGGNYDCWILKTDSLLNLKLQKCFGGGLTDGFFLPVLISEKEMVLAGLTNSFDGDVYSNHGNRDIWVIKLVFPSISGKVFNDLNNNGICDNNEQGIKGQMVKLLPGPEYAVSNNDGTYYFASADTGNYSVSYLPQPYWYSTNNVYDYHISLDSLSQKIDTLNFALKSKLNTHDKAVYISGSPVRPGFDTDYWLSVKNWGTVTETVNLNFAHDSLISFNNSSETPIIQTGNALTWNNILLGPGTSHIIRVNFHMPADTLHFGDTLISNAWITPLLPDSNIANNYDTLFQIVTGSYDPNDKIVSPMGIGQKGLVLHNTKLSYTIRFQNTGTDTAFKVIIRDTINTNFNIETFQVLTSSHPVIWEINNNNEIVFTFYNILLPDSNVNNFGSQGFVKYSIEPKPNLTDSTIVENKAYIFFDYNPAVVTNSTHNTFVSSLSLQNIVQIQKLLSFPNPADNVIWINLPEHTRNIEIYSNEGKFINTIIPKNQLLEINIKDYPFGLYTIKINTSTKVYFTKFIKN
- the clpB gene encoding ATP-dependent chaperone ClpB, translating into MNFNNFTIKSQEVIQQSQLLAKEHNHQFIENAHVLKSIFDTDENVLPFILNKLNVNIPVFKQVLESIIKSFPKVHGGETLFSATAAAMLSDSVILAKEMKDEYISIEHLLMAMSKLKSEISQLLKDNGITKESLRNVISELRKGKTADSQTADENYNSLSRYAKNLNQLANEGKLDPVIGRGEEIRRILQILSRRTKNNPILIGEPGTGKTAIAEGLANRIVKGDVPENLKNKNIYSLDMGALIAGAKYKGEFEDRLKSLIKEVISAEGEIILFIDEIHTLVGAGGGEGAMDAANILKPALARGDLRAVGATTLNEYQKYFEKDKALERRFQKVMVNEPNRESAISILRGIKEKYETHHKVRIQDSAIIAAVELSQRYITDRFLPDKAIDLIDEAASKLRMEINSKPEELDSLDRRIMQNEIEIEAIKRENDKAKLKELQKELADLKDNRDSVFAKWKNEKELVENIQATKNKIELLKNESEKAERDGNYSLVAEIRYGKIPKEESYLNNMQENLTINKDNFLIKEEVTVEDIAEVVAKWTGIPVSKMLKSEKEKLLFLESELHKRIVGQEEAIQVVADAVRRSRANLQDSRRPIGTFLFLGTTGVGKTELAKTLAEYLFNDDNAITRIDMSEYQEKHSVSRLIGAPPGYVGYDEGGQLTEAVRRKPYSVILLDEIEKAHPDVFNILLQVLDEGRLTDNKGRLADFRNTIIIMTSNLGSTIIQERFESIGNKNKDAFAEETKTEIMTLLKKTIRPEFLNRIDEITMFTPLDINEVNEIVRIQIKYLVDSLAKKEINIYFSDEVILFLAKAGYNPQFGARPIKRIIQKEVLNNLSKEIISGKINTGSRINVTVENNKLIFNVN
- a CDS encoding glutamate--tRNA ligase is translated as MSRPVRVRFAPSPTGPLHVGGVRTALFNYLFAKKNNGKLILRIEDTDQTRYVPGAEEYIIESLKWCGINFDEDVVKGGEYGPYRQSDRKEIYHQYADTLINCGSAYYAFDTPEELDNIRKEKEAQKQQFQYDVFTRKNMRNSLTLPENEVKELLTSGVHYVIRFKMPENEIIHMNDIIRGKVEVNTNTLDDKVLYKSDGMPTYHLANIVDDHLMEISHVIRGEEWLPSLPLHVLLYRAFGWDNTMPEFAHLPLILKPDGKGKLSKRDGDKLGFPVFPTDWKTAEGEIYSGYREWGYFPEAFVNMISLLGWNPGTEQEIFSLEQLCEIFVLERVGKAGSRFDPDKTKWFNHQYLKIKSNSELALMLKPELEKEGINAEISLIEKICELLKDRATFVKDILKESMFFFKAPENYDAEAIKKRWKPETPAILNELKEIIASAETLEVHSLEEKVKTHFELKNIGLGQVMTPFRIAVVGTTSGPGMFEIVELLGKEEIINRIDNAVKNIEIN